In one Haloplanus salinus genomic region, the following are encoded:
- a CDS encoding ABC transporter ATP-binding protein → MTGRDSAAAADDEPGAVGDPVAELDDVTKEYRSGGETIAALADVDFAVEPGEMVAVIGPSGSGKSTLLNVLGLLDVPTAGTVRLDGDDVTDYDDEARTMARRRTIGFVFQSFHLVPMLTAVENVLVPTMFVEGDQRARARALLERMGLGDRLDHRPDQLSGGQRQRVAIARALVNEPRLLLADEPTGNLDRDTGRRILNEFERISTEAEVGVVAVTHDELVTEFTDRTVELVDGVIQ, encoded by the coding sequence ATGACGGGGCGCGATTCCGCCGCCGCGGCCGACGACGAACCGGGGGCCGTCGGCGACCCGGTGGCCGAACTCGACGACGTGACCAAGGAGTACCGGAGCGGCGGCGAGACCATCGCCGCCCTCGCGGACGTCGACTTCGCGGTCGAACCGGGCGAGATGGTCGCCGTCATCGGTCCCAGCGGCTCCGGAAAGAGTACGCTGCTGAACGTGCTCGGTCTCCTCGACGTTCCCACCGCGGGGACGGTGCGGCTCGACGGCGACGACGTGACCGACTACGACGACGAGGCGCGGACGATGGCCCGCCGCCGGACCATCGGCTTCGTCTTCCAGTCGTTCCACCTCGTCCCCATGCTGACCGCCGTCGAGAACGTCCTCGTGCCGACGATGTTCGTCGAGGGGGACCAGCGGGCGCGGGCGCGGGCGCTGCTGGAACGGATGGGACTCGGCGACCGACTCGACCACCGTCCCGATCAGCTCTCGGGCGGCCAGCGTCAGCGCGTCGCCATCGCCAGGGCGCTGGTGAACGAGCCGCGGCTCCTGCTCGCGGACGAGCCGACCGGTAACCTCGACCGCGACACCGGACGCCGGATTCTGAACGAGTTCGAGCGCATCAGTACGGAGGCGGAGGTGGGCGTGGTCGCGGTCACCCACGACGAACTGGTGACGGAGTTCACCGACCGGACGGTCGAACTCGTCGACGGGGTGATCCAGTAG
- a CDS encoding ABC transporter permease encodes MDPLDFPALRMAWLNLQRNRLRTGLATLGIVIGVVAIAAIGITGTALQYGATQELGGLSNTVTVFPGEENEDGVVTDGQVDSIERVATGAVVVPRRTETLTVASRSERRQVTVQAMSRPAALYDAAEGTVPSPMRSGALINAELAAELGVELGQTVSIGGRSYRIMAILDEPGGFGQGVSVVVPLDDVGGDGYDQVTVVAEDGEDAQRLAAEIPAELNQREEVVGTFTPADIQETVSGFFATLNAALLGVGSISLVVAGVSILNVMLMSVVERRAEIGVFRAVGIRRREVMRMIVAEAALLGVVGGAVGVVLSVLIGYTVNGQLNGQPGLVFQPRNLEFLALGFGFAVVASTISGLYPAWKASTANPVEVLRG; translated from the coding sequence GTGGACCCCCTCGACTTCCCGGCGCTCCGGATGGCGTGGCTCAACCTCCAGCGCAACCGGCTCCGAACCGGGCTGGCGACGCTCGGCATCGTCATCGGCGTCGTCGCCATCGCGGCCATCGGCATCACGGGGACGGCGCTCCAGTACGGCGCCACGCAGGAACTCGGCGGGCTCTCGAACACCGTGACGGTGTTCCCGGGCGAGGAGAACGAGGACGGCGTCGTCACCGACGGGCAGGTGGACTCGATAGAGCGGGTGGCGACCGGCGCCGTGGTCGTCCCGCGGCGCACGGAGACGCTGACGGTGGCCTCCCGGTCCGAGCGCCGGCAGGTGACCGTGCAGGCGATGTCCCGACCCGCGGCGCTCTACGACGCCGCGGAAGGGACCGTCCCGTCGCCGATGCGGAGCGGCGCCCTGATCAACGCCGAACTGGCCGCGGAGCTCGGGGTGGAACTCGGACAGACCGTCTCCATCGGGGGCCGCTCGTATCGGATCATGGCCATCCTCGACGAACCGGGCGGCTTCGGACAGGGCGTCTCGGTCGTCGTCCCCCTCGACGACGTCGGCGGGGACGGCTACGATCAGGTGACCGTCGTCGCCGAGGACGGCGAGGACGCCCAGCGCCTGGCCGCGGAGATTCCGGCGGAACTGAACCAGCGCGAGGAGGTGGTGGGGACGTTCACCCCCGCCGACATCCAGGAGACCGTCAGCGGCTTCTTCGCCACGCTGAACGCCGCGCTCCTCGGCGTCGGCTCCATCTCGCTGGTCGTCGCCGGCGTCAGCATCCTGAACGTCATGCTGATGAGCGTCGTCGAGCGCCGTGCCGAGATCGGCGTCTTTCGGGCCGTGGGCATCCGGCGCCGGGAGGTGATGCGGATGATCGTCGCCGAGGCCGCGCTCCTCGGCGTCGTCGGCGGCGCCGTCGGCGTCGTCCTCTCGGTGCTGATCGGCTACACCGTCAACGGGCAGCTCAACGGCCAGCCGGGGCTGGTCTTCCAGCCGCGTAACCTAGAGTTCCTCGCGCTCGGCTTCGGCTTCGCGGTGGTCGCGAGCACGATCAGCGGCCTCTATCCCGCCTGGAAGGCGTCGACCGCGAACCCGGTCGAGGTGCTGCGGGGCTGA
- a CDS encoding NUDIX hydrolase codes for MTDGPADHDWPVVESVTEYETGWYTGGYDLVEQPDGSTKRYYWAELPPAAVVVAVVDDRLLFVEQFRPTIRETQLELPAGIVEDGESFTTAAARELQEETGFAPDSTALLDDFWTCTGVLRHRRGIVFAEGLTPAARDLDGNEFLTVRTVPVADALDVARAPPTNDATIEGVLLAHEDGLLETRTPRD; via the coding sequence GTGACGGAGTACGAAACCGGTTGGTACACCGGCGGCTACGATCTGGTCGAACAGCCCGACGGCTCGACGAAGCGCTACTACTGGGCGGAGCTTCCGCCGGCGGCGGTGGTGGTGGCCGTCGTCGACGACCGGCTTCTCTTCGTCGAGCAGTTCCGGCCCACGATCAGGGAGACACAACTCGAACTTCCCGCGGGCATCGTCGAGGACGGCGAGTCGTTCACGACGGCCGCGGCGCGGGAGCTGCAGGAGGAGACGGGGTTCGCCCCGGATTCGACGGCGCTGCTCGACGACTTCTGGACCTGTACCGGCGTTCTGCGGCACCGCCGCGGCATCGTCTTCGCCGAGGGACTGACCCCCGCCGCCCGCGATCTCGACGGCAACGAGTTCCTCACCGTTCGAACCGTCCCCGTCGCGGACGCCCTCGACGTGGCGCGTGCCCCGCCGACCAACGACGCCACCATCGAGGGCGTGTTGCTCGCACACGAGGACGGCCTGTTGGAAACACGAACGCCACGCGACTGA
- a CDS encoding DUF502 domain-containing protein, which translates to MTLYILTVVIDFVSGALDPFIALLRWVAIIGQFERVRFASLLIEVGVYPYVVDFFTELVALIVPFLIVATVGTLGRNRYGECPIDVFGFAVTSTPGVGTVYKGFRRMGDVMLDEGGGNVRDSKLVRCFEEDVYVSGFVTSESREPIETSTGHDDMVSMFLPVAPNPVTGGLLTYVPESDVYDIDMTVEEGSGASAPAASPRGVVSGTRHSSRWTTASASPTPTGAGRSGSARSDRSLTSSPP; encoded by the coding sequence GTGACGCTGTACATCCTCACCGTCGTCATCGATTTCGTCTCCGGCGCGCTCGATCCGTTCATCGCCCTCCTGCGGTGGGTCGCGATCATCGGGCAGTTCGAGCGCGTCCGCTTCGCCAGCCTCCTGATCGAGGTCGGGGTGTACCCGTACGTCGTCGACTTCTTCACCGAACTCGTCGCGCTGATCGTGCCCTTTCTGATCGTCGCGACCGTCGGGACGCTCGGGCGCAACCGTTACGGCGAGTGCCCCATCGACGTCTTCGGCTTCGCCGTCACGTCGACCCCGGGCGTCGGGACGGTCTACAAGGGCTTCCGACGGATGGGCGACGTGATGCTCGACGAGGGCGGCGGGAACGTTCGGGACAGCAAACTCGTCCGGTGTTTCGAGGAGGACGTCTACGTGTCGGGGTTCGTGACGAGCGAGTCGCGGGAACCCATCGAAACCTCGACCGGGCACGACGACATGGTGTCGATGTTCCTCCCGGTGGCGCCGAACCCGGTCACCGGCGGCCTCCTCACCTACGTCCCCGAGAGCGACGTGTACGACATCGACATGACCGTCGAGGAGGGGTCCGGAGCATCCGCACCGGCGGCGTCGCCACGGGGCGTGGTGTCGGGGACTCGACACAGCTCACGATGGACGACCGCAAGCGCGTCACCGACCCCGACTGGCGCGGGTCGATCCGGGTCGGCGAGGAGTGATCGCTCGTTGACATCCTCCCCGCCCTGA